TTATCCCTTGAAGGTGGGCGCCGCCGGCCGGGTGATCCTGGCCTTCGAGGGCACCGCCGGGGAGGGCTTCGATACCCTGCGCGCGGAAGGCTGGGCGCTTTCGCTGGGCGAGCGGGACCCCGCCTGCGCGGGCCTTGCCGCCCCCGTCTTCGGGCCGGCGGGCCTCATCGGCGCCGTCTCCCTGTCCGGCCCGCGCGAGCGCTTCGGCACGGACGAGATCGCCGCCATGCGCGCCTTGCTCATGCCCGCGGCCGCCGACCTGACCCGGCGCCTGGGCGGCACCTGGCCGCGCTTTAGCTGAGCCATAAAAAAGGACCGGGCGTCGCCGCCCGGCCCCGTTTCACGTCGCGCTGTGGCGCCTCACTTCAGAGTGGCGCCCGAGGCCTTGGCGGCGGCGCCCCACTTGACCGTCTCATCCGCCATGAAGGCGGCGAAGGCCTCCGGCGTCGAATTGACCACGTCGCCGCCCAGTTGCTCCAGGCGCTTGGTCATCTCCGGCTCGGCGACGATGCGCGAGACCTCCTTATAGATGACCTGCACCAGCTCCGGCTTGATGGAGGCGGGCGCCAAGAGGCCGAACCAGGTGGCGGCCTCGAATCCCTTCAGGCCGGATTCATCGAAGGTGGGCACGTCGGGCAGCGCCGGCAGCCGGCGGGCATTGGCCACAGCGATGGCGCGCAGCTTGCCGGTCTCGATCAGCGGAATGACCGCCGTGGCGGTGGCCAGCATCATCTGCACCTGCCCGCCCATGAGATCGGTCAGCGCGGGCGAATCGCCCTTATAGGGCACATGAGTGATGCCGCTCTTGGTGGCGATCTTGAACAATTCGCCGGACAGATGCTGCGCCGTGCCGATGCCGGGCGAGGCGAAATTCACCTTGTCGCCTTCCTTGGCGAGCCAGGCGGTGAATTCGGCCAAGGTCTTGGCCGGCACCTGCGGGTTCACCACCAGCACCAGGGGCACCTTGGTGACCAGCGTGATGGGCGCGAAGTCCTTCACAGGGTCATAGGTGAGGCCCGGATAGAGATGGCCCGAAATGGTGTGGGCCGAAGTGGTCATGAACAGGGTGTAGCCATCCCCCGCCGCCTGGGCCACCGCGCGGGCAGCGATGGTGGTGCCAGCACCGGCCCGATTGTCCACCACCACCGGCTGCTTCCAGGCGGTGGAGAGCTTCTCGGCAATGGCGCGGGCCACCACGTCAGTGGCGCCGCCCGCCGCATAGGGCACGACCATGGTCACGGGCCGGGTGGGATAGGGCTCAGCCGCCACGGCGGGCACGGCCAGAGCAAGGCAGCCGGCGAGCGCGGCCAGCGTGGTCTTCAAGGTCATATGTCCTCCCAACGGTGTTGCTTGACTGGAAATGGTCCGCGCCGAGGGGCGCCACCTGCCCCCCTCGCGCCCGCCCATCGCCTCGCTTCTGGGAGGCGCAGGACGAGAAATGTTCTGCTAGACAGAATAGTTATTCTAATTTCATAATAGGGCCTGCCCCTCCCCCGTCAAGGCTTGACGAGACGGTGTGTGAGGGGCCACATACGCA
This genomic interval from Aquabacter sp. L1I39 contains the following:
- a CDS encoding tripartite tricarboxylate transporter substrate binding protein, whose product is MTLKTTLAALAGCLALAVPAVAAEPYPTRPVTMVVPYAAGGATDVVARAIAEKLSTAWKQPVVVDNRAGAGTTIAARAVAQAAGDGYTLFMTTSAHTISGHLYPGLTYDPVKDFAPITLVTKVPLVLVVNPQVPAKTLAEFTAWLAKEGDKVNFASPGIGTAQHLSGELFKIATKSGITHVPYKGDSPALTDLMGGQVQMMLATATAVIPLIETGKLRAIAVANARRLPALPDVPTFDESGLKGFEAATWFGLLAPASIKPELVQVIYKEVSRIVAEPEMTKRLEQLGGDVVNSTPEAFAAFMADETVKWGAAAKASGATLK